CGTATCTTTTACGATGGAAGGGTCATTGATTTCATGAATTTTGGGATAGGGCCGGTCTTTCGCACGGGAATCCTCAATGTGGCTGATCTCTGGATTACCTTTGGGGCTATCATCCTGATTCTCTTGGGTGGGAAGTCCTCTTCATCCTCAGGAGAAAAAAACGCGTAGCCTTTGAAGGATTTTCCCCATCTCTTAAACATCTTCTAGCTTTTCTTGGAAAAAGAATGTTTTTGTTTTTTTCTTTGAGAGAAAAATTTTCTTCTTGAAAAAACTTGACAAAAAAAATTTTTTTCACTACTCTTGTAGTGTGATTTCACTTTTTTTTTTTAAAAAAACGTATTCTATTAAGGATCTCTACGTTCAGGGTGTAGGATGATAAAAAAGAAAAAACCATAAGGAGGGCGATATGGTGAGAAAATTTTTTTTGGGATGGTGGATATTTTTTCTCATTGGGTGTGGGTTTGTAGTAGAGGATCCTTCATCAGAAAGTATAGATTATGTTTCCCTGATGACCAATGTTCAGTCTCTTACCGTAGCAAAAGGATCCTCGTATACTCTTAGTTTGCCAGATACCAATGAATGGTATCCCCAGGTATACCGTACTCCCTGGAACAAGACGTATCTCTTTTACATCCGGGGAAATTTTTCCGGTCCTTGTACCCTCTATGCTGCAGAAATGGATGATGAGGGAAACTTCAAAAAACCCTCGGTAATAACTAATAACTTATTATCCAGCATCTTTGCGATTTTTGATGGGAGAAAGGGAAATGAACGGGTGCCTATCATTTATTTACGATCTTATTCTCCGGCTTTTTATGAGCTTACTCCTGATTTTGGTCTTGCTCAAATTTTCGGATTTTCTTTTGATCTTTCTCCTCTCATGGTATGGAACGGCTCGGCATGGGAAACATGGGCAGTGTATAATAGTGGTGAGAGCTGGCGACGTGTAGAGGTGTTTTCTACCACGGGAGGATGGGACTTTCAGGAGACTTCTATTATTTTGGGTTATGATATTGTCCAGTTTTTCTCGACGCCGATGGGAGGAGTGGGGGTGATTGGCAATGGCGAAAGTAATTTTGCGCTTTTGATGGTGAAAGAAAAAGACCAGACAGGACCGCCTTTTGTTTTTCAGCAGGTGGTGATAACCATAAAAGGGAATACCACGAATCTTAGTTCGAACTGGATCCTCTCCTCGACGCTTGTTGGGGTAAACTCTCCCTTTGTCGATGCTCAGGGAGGCTATCAGATCTACTTTTCCTGGCAGGAAGAGGGGAAGAACTTTACCTTTCCCGTAGGAGATCTCTATCGATTCCGGTATCTGACGTGGGATAAGCTCATGCCACGAGATATCCGCTCCAAGCTACCGTGAGGAGGAAACGATGAAAAGAATCTTTGTTCTTTTGTTTATAGGGATTGTGGGTTGGTTTTGGGCCCTGGATGCGACCCAGATAGCTAGCTGGCTTGAGATGGAGAGAGTGAGCGTGGGAGATGCTGTCTGGCTGGTGGAATCACTGGACAATCCCTCTCTTGAAAAAGATAAAATCTCATGGGAGAAATATCGAGGGCTAAAAGAGGATGCTGTACTCACAGCAGGGAGACTTGCCCAGGTGCTTATCAAAAGCGGGAAGGTGAAGGGGGGCTTGTTGTACCGACTCGCAGGTTGGGATCGATACGCCGTGATAGCGCTTCATTATGAGGGACTTGTCGACGAGAATGTGGTGTGTTCCACTCCTCTCAGTGGAGCGGAAATGGTGGGTATTATCTCAAAGGTTCAGTAGGAGGAAAGTATGAAAAAACTTATATTCTTTTTGATGCTTCCGTGTTTCTTGTATGGAGGAGAAGTAGTGTCTGTTCAGGGTGATGTCAAGGCTTTTCTCAATAAAGCCTGGGTTGCTATCAAAAAGGGAGATAAAATCCCCTCAGGGACAAAGATTATGACAGGGGTGAAATCTCAGGCAGAGATTCTGGCACCCTCAGGCAGGGTGACCATTCAACCGATGACCCTTATCACCTATAATGAAAACATTGATGGTCAGGATAGTCGCGCAGATATCACGCTCCAGAATGGTTCTGTGGGAGTAAAATACACCAAACCCCCTCAGGGGAAGGCAGAGTTTCGGGTTCAGACTCCCAAGGGAACGGCATCTGTGAGAGGGACAGAAGAGATGGTTTCGTATGATGCCGTGAGTGGTATGAGGGTGTTTGTGATTTCAGGACATGTTGAGGCACTTGGACGCCAGCTTTTGCAGGATCAGGACCTTGGTGTTTCTCAGAGGGGGAATATCTGGGATAAAGTGGTCAAGATCCAGAATGCTGTAGGTATTCTGGATGAGGTTGGAGAAAAAGATACTATGAAAAGAATGCGAGACAGGGTAGATGAGCTTCTTGGTGAGGGTTTGTCACCAGAAGACATAGCCAATATGCTTTCCGATCCTCAGAAACTCTAGGGGAAAGCGTATGAAACGAGTAGTTTTCTTACTTTTTTTGGCGGTAAATATGTATAGCTGGTATGGTGATATAGGAATTGTGGCGATACCCTCGTATGTTATCATGAATACCAGTGAGAATACTCTCTATGGCTATGGAATATACACCTTTGATGTTCGAGGAAGGGTTTTTCTCTCTCGTTTTCACTATGCTGATACGGTTTTTCGTGATACGCTAATAGCAGGTACCAACATGACCAATCTCTGGGAACTGAAGCGTCTCTCATGGCATAGTGGGAATGAGTATAGCGAGGAGAATCTCTCGTGGAGCGTTACTTTGGGAAGAGAACGTTTTTCCCTTGATGAGGGGAAATTGTTTGAAAAGCCTGGTGATGGGCTGGGGTTTCTGCTTGCCCTGAAGGGATGGAGGGGAGAAACGGTTCTTTCATATCGTGGGTGGACTGAATTTGTACAAACCAATCGCACCTACAGTTCGAAAACCAATGAACGTCTTGAGGGTGGGGTACTGGTGAGTTTTCCTTTGTGGTTTTTTTCTTTTGTGAGAGTTGGGGTGGCAGGAAGTGTTGATCTGAGAACCAATAACCGAACAACTCTCTGGGTGATTTCCAGCAGTCTTCAGGGAAATATTGGGAGTTTTTTCAGTTATCAGGGTCGGGGATGGTATGAGATGGGAGAGATAGCGCTCACCAACAGTGAACGATCCGATCCTGTTTCTGCTTGGGCTGGAGAAATTCAGCTTTTTGTGGGGAAGAGAGATTTCCCTCTCCAGGGGAGTATACGCTGGCTTGGGGCTTCGGGTGAAAATGATTCCGGGGGATGGAACCGATTTACTGGTCTTGGAAGTGTGGAGGGTCCGGTGGTACTGCTTCATCCTGTGGCCAACCTTTCCATGGGACAAATTCGTCTCACGTGGCGTGGGTTCCATGAGAGGCTTTTGGTTTCTGTGGTTGATGGTTTACTCTGGCGGATGGAGACAAAGGAT
This sequence is a window from Thermospira aquatica. Protein-coding genes within it:
- a CDS encoding FecR family protein, whose protein sequence is MKKLIFFLMLPCFLYGGEVVSVQGDVKAFLNKAWVAIKKGDKIPSGTKIMTGVKSQAEILAPSGRVTIQPMTLITYNENIDGQDSRADITLQNGSVGVKYTKPPQGKAEFRVQTPKGTASVRGTEEMVSYDAVSGMRVFVISGHVEALGRQLLQDQDLGVSQRGNIWDKVVKIQNAVGILDEVGEKDTMKRMRDRVDELLGEGLSPEDIANMLSDPQKL